A single window of Triplophysa rosa linkage group LG2, Trosa_1v2, whole genome shotgun sequence DNA harbors:
- the LOC130571384 gene encoding CD82 antigen-like, with the protein MDACAQMCKCFLILFNTLFALLGLGMVGLGLWLRFGVETQGLFDIDLNTTQFTIGVAVLVVTGVLMLVVAVVGDCAACARSKSALGVVMSYTSLKKFKPALKVVEIH; encoded by the exons ATGGACGCATGCGCGcagatgtgtaaatgttttctcATCCTGTTCAACACTCTGTTCGCT CTGCTGGGCTTGGGAATGGTCGGTCTGGGTCTCTGGTTGAGGTTCGGCGTTGAAACGCAAGGCTTATTCGACATTGATTTGAACACCACACAATTCACTATCG gtgtaGCTGTGTTGGTTGTCACTGGTGTGTTGATGTTAGTGGTTGCTGTGGTTGGGGATTGTGCAGCGTGTGCCCGCAGTAAATCAGCTCTTGGTGTGGTAATGTCATATACATCCCTTAAAAAGTTCAAACCAGCGCTGAAAGTGGTAGAAATTCACTGA
- the LOC130549591 gene encoding G-protein coupled receptor family C group 5 member B: MDGGVQRSNGSRPAGCGSGLEETYWHLCDTWGIAVQATTALGFVMCAGLTLGLLVWWERASRERGRGAALLLFLLATAGVFGLPFSFVISPSAETCPARVFLFGVAFSVAFGALVARGLALLGVGLARGWREVAVILTLALVQVIIAAEWLLVVLIRDERPCEFSQAEFAMLQLYVMVLMVAALALALRFFCHAYVTYSYSHTGQTRLRAKLQAALLVLTLLLSVCVWVTWITLLTYGNLVMGHRPVWDDPVIGVALVANGWVLLLGHGVAQVRFMCQQEGYAKDPPLDLTGWTRSPEEPAAEPKPGRDNGGFQRDMARRRDQALESSGIPKQEISAEKDYSIPRPTTTNINQPYDEYYEHTV, encoded by the exons ATGGACGGTGGAGTTCAGCGGTCAAACGGCTCCAGGCCGGCAGGGTGCGGCTCAGGTCTGGAGGAGACTTACTGGCACCTGTGTGACACCTGGGGTATCGCGGTCCAGGCCACCACTGCTTTGGGCTTCGTGATGTGCGCGGGGCTGACGCTGGGCCTGCTGGTGTGGTGGGAACGCGCGAGCCGTGAGCGTGGGCGCGGAGCGGCCCTGCTGCTGTTCCTGCTGGCCACGGCGGGCGTATTCGGTCTACCCTTCTCTTTTGTCATCTCGCCATCCGCAGAGACATGCCCGGCGCGGGTGTTCCTGTTCGGGGTGGCGTTCAGCGTGGCGTTCGGCGCTCTGGTAGCTCGCGGTCTCGCCCTGCTGGGTGTTGGGCTGGCGCGCGGGTGGAGAGAGGTGGCCGTGATCTTGACGCTGGCGCTGGTGCAAGTGATTATTGCGGCCGAATGGTTACTGGTGGTGTTGATCCGGGACGAGAGGCCGTGTGAGTTTTCGCAGGCGGAGTTCGCGATGCTGCAGCTTTATGTGATGGTGCTGATGGTGGCGGCACTGGCACTAGCGCTGCGCTTCTTCTGCCACGCGTACGTCACCTACAGCTACAGCCACACGGGGCAGACGCGTCTACGTGCCAAACTGCAAGCTGCACTGCTGGTCCTCACGCTGCTGCTGAGCGTGTGCGTCTGGGTCACCTGGATCACTCTGCTCACGTACGGGAACCTCGTCATGGGGCACAGACCGGTCTGGGACGACCCTGTGATTGGCGTAGCTCTAGTTGCTAACGGCTGGGTGTTGCTGCTGGGACACGGGGTCGCTCAGGTCCGCTTCATGTGCCAACAGGAGGGATACGCAAAAGATCCGCCACTGGACCTCACGGGGTGGACGAGATCCCCAGAGGAACCAGCGGCCGAGCCAAAACCAGGCAGAGACAACGGTGGCTTCCAGCGGGACATGGCCAGAAGGAGAG ATCAAGCCTTGGAATCATCTGGAATCCCCAAGCAA gaaATCAGTGCTGAGAAAGATTACAGCATCCCACGACCTACGACAACCAACATCAACCAGCCATATGATGAATACTACGAACATACAGTTTGA